The Haloarcula marismortui ATCC 43049 region CTGGCCGTCCTGTTCAGCATCGCCGAACTGCTCGAGGACTATGCGATGGACAGGGCACGGGATTCTCTGCGCGAGCTGATGGAACTCTCGCCCGACGAGGCGACCGTCCGTCGCGATGGTGAGGAAGTGACCGTTTCCGTCGAGGAGGTCGACGTTGGCGAGACCGTCGTCGTCCGCCCTGGCGACAAGATTCCGCTCGACGGGACGGTCATCGAAGGCGAGAGTGCAGTCGACCAGTCGCCGATCACGGGCGAGAGCGTCCCCGTCGACAAGACCACCGGCGACGAGGTGTACGCCGGCGCGATCAACGAAGAGGGGTACCTCGAGGTAGAGGTCACCTCGACCGCTGGCGATTCGACGCTCTCGCGTATTATCGAAATGGTACAGGGCGCACAGGCGAAGAAGACCGAGTCTGAGCAGTTCGTCGACAGCTTCTCCGGCTACTACACACCCCTCGTCGTCGTGCTGGCAATCCTGACCGCCGCTATCCCGCCGCTGGTTATCGCTGATCCGGTGGCGGTGGACCTAGCCGGTTACGGGTTCACCTTCGCGGGCGACTGGCAGACGTGGTTCATCCGTGGGCTCACGCTGCTGGTGATCGCCTGCCCGTGTGCGTTCGTCATCTCCACACCCGTCTCGGTGGTGTCGGGCATCACGAGCGCCGCGAAGAACGGCGTCCTGATCAAGGGCGGAAATTACCTGGAAGCGATGGGCGAGGTCGACGCCGTCGCCGTCGACAAGACCGGGACGCTCACCAAGGGCGAACTCGCCGTCACCGACGTCGTTCCGGTGGGTGACACTACGGAGGACGATCTGCTCCGTCGCGCCGCTGGGCTGGAGCAGCGCAGTGAGCATCCCATTGCTACGGCGATTCTCGCCCGTGCTGAGGAGGCGGGCGTGGGCAACCTGCCCGACCCGACGGGTTTCGAGAGCCTCACTGGGAAGGGCATCCGCGGCGAGATCGGCGGCGAGACGTACTATGCGGGCAAGCCCGCGCTCTTCGAGGAACTGGGCTTCGACCTCGCTCGGGCACGCCGCGAGACGGACGGCGGCGTTATGACGGAAGAGGCGACCGAGGGCGAGAACGGGGCGTTCGCCGAGGATGCCCTCTCCGCGCTGGAGCGGGAGGGCAAGACTGTCGTTATCGTCGGGACGGAGTCGAAACTGCTGGGTGCGATCGCCATCGCCGACGAGGTTCGCCCGGCCTCGAAGCGGGCCGTCGAACGCCTGCACGAGCTGGGCGTCGAGCGCGTGGTGATGCTCACCGGCGACAACGAGGGCACCGCCCGCGCAATCGCCGAGCAGGTCGGGG contains the following coding sequences:
- a CDS encoding heavy metal translocating P-type ATPase; this encodes MTENSDVDTAGPPNGGGQRELTARLTVPEMDCPSCAQKVDKSLQRVDGVVEATLQPTTGTATIKYDPDRTTKADVVAAIEAAGYDVIGGADDETDESADGVDIAPPSEVWTSSRAKKTWLGAAFVILGLVFEFLLTGQNVAIASILDYPLHIADVLFLGAVAASGIPVVRSGYYSAKNRSLDIDLLMGTAIIAATGIGYFVEAATLAVLFSIAELLEDYAMDRARDSLRELMELSPDEATVRRDGEEVTVSVEEVDVGETVVVRPGDKIPLDGTVIEGESAVDQSPITGESVPVDKTTGDEVYAGAINEEGYLEVEVTSTAGDSTLSRIIEMVQGAQAKKTESEQFVDSFSGYYTPLVVVLAILTAAIPPLVIADPVAVDLAGYGFTFAGDWQTWFIRGLTLLVIACPCAFVISTPVSVVSGITSAAKNGVLIKGGNYLEAMGEVDAVAVDKTGTLTKGELAVTDVVPVGDTTEDDLLRRAAGLEQRSEHPIATAILARAEEAGVGNLPDPTGFESLTGKGIRGEIGGETYYAGKPALFEELGFDLARARRETDGGVMTEEATEGENGAFAEDALSALEREGKTVVIVGTESKLLGAIAIADEVRPASKRAVERLHELGVERVVMLTGDNEGTARAIAEQVGVDEYRAELLPDEKVDAVEELQAEYGDVAMVGDGINDAPALATAEVGIAMGAAGTDTALETADIALMGDDVGKLPYLYDLSHTANGVIRQNIWASLGVKFLLALGVPLGLVSVALAVVVGDMGMSLGVTGNAMRLSRIEPDRFSDT